Proteins from one Microcaecilia unicolor chromosome 2, aMicUni1.1, whole genome shotgun sequence genomic window:
- the LOC115462066 gene encoding tigger transposable element-derived protein 4-like, whose translation MERRKSKTLTLCERIEVLKKLKNGQSQTSIAREYGVNPGQISRISKREHQLLGDWRSNRNPRRKRKRAGKAEEVEEALLRWFSQVRSRQFPVSGPLLTEKAGQLAGCLGLTEFKATVGWLERWKRRNDITFKKQHGERQDADDSGAENWVVSVLPSILNEYAPRDIFNADETGLYWRAIPDGTLAFKRSTPTGSKASEERLTILLCCNTDGGEKPEPLVIGKSKQPRCFQNVKRLPVSYRANANSWMTGDLRKQWLKDLNTRRRAQKRPILLLCDNSAAHNAPVRLSRVKLVFLPPNTTSLIQPLDQGIIANFKAHYRALLLRRLTGLMDGQTGDNKRAIELARSLSLLDSLHLQKEAWNRVTQATIIKCYRRARFVKDAGRDQTNAATASVADQQAADIPAGVSKEQFHRYVAVDCSLQTAGDSTDVELCACKQATAADEASDQMSSEAPIRQPPATFATALDGLSTIRAYLENTGCQSYERFYRLADLIYETQRHRSARRTITDYFKKAK comes from the coding sequence ATGGAGCGACGCAAAAGTAAGACTTTAACCTTGTGTGAAAGAATAGAAGTactgaagaaattaaaaaacGGGCAGAGCCAGACATCTATTGCCCGAGAATATGGCGTGAACCCCGGTCAAATTTCGCGAATCTCGAAGCGGGAACACCAGCTTCTGGGAGACTGGCGAAGCAACAGAAACCCACGACGGAAACGTAAGCGGGCGGGAAAGGCTGAGGAGGTTGAGGAGGCTCTCCTTCGGTGGTTTTCAcaggtcaggagcagacagtttcctgtaagCGGTCCGCTGCTCACGGAGAAAGCTGGCCAGTTAGCTGGCTGTCTCGGGCTAACTGAGTTCAAAGCCACTGTCGGGTGGCTGGAAAGGTGGAAAAGAAGGAACGATATCACATTTAAGAAGCAGCACGGTGAGAGGCAGGATGCTGATGACTCGGGGGCTGAAAATTGGGTGGTGTCGGTCCTTCCTTCCATCCTGAACGAGtatgcacctcgtgacattttcaatgccgaTGAAACCGGCCTCTACTGGCGGGCCATTCCTGATGGCACACTGGCATTCAAGCGGTCCACACCTACGGGAAGCAAAGCGTCCGAGGAACGACTGACTATCCTCCTATGCTGCAATACGGATGGGGGTGAGAAGCCGGAACCCCTGGTCATCgggaagagcaaacagccccgttgcttccaGAACGTGAAGCGGCTCCCTGTGTCATACCGGGCGAATGCCAATTCGTGGATGACTGGGGACCTtcggaagcagtggctaaaggatTTAAACACCAGAAGGAGGGCACAGAAGCGTCCCATTTTGCTGCTCTGCGACAATTCTGCTGCTCACAATGCTCCTGTCAGGCTGTCTCGTGTTAAGCTGGTCTTCCTGCCTCCAAACACTACCTCGCTGATCCAACCATTGGATCAGGGCATCATAGCCAATTTCAAAGCCCATTATCGTGCTCTTCTTCTAAGGCGTCTGACGGGCCTTATGGACGGACAGACTGGTGATAACAAACGTGCCATTGAACTGGCTCGTTCTCTGtccctgttggattccctacacctgcagaaagaagcctggaatcgggTCACACAGGCAACCATCATCAAATGCTACAGGCGGGCACGCTTTGTCAAGGATGCGGGCAGGGACCAAACGAATGCAGCCACGGCCAGCGTGGCAGATCAACAAGCTgctgacatcccagctggtgttagcAAGGAGCAGTTCCACCGATACGTAGCTGTCGATTGCAGTCTACAGACAGCCGGTGACAGCACGGATGTCGAGCTCTGCGCCTGCAAGCAGGCAACGGCCGCCGATGAAGCGAGTGATcagatgagcagcgaggcaccGATCCGACAACCTCCTGCCACTTTCGCTACAGCGCTGGACGGTCTCAGCACCATTAGGGCCTACCTGGAGAACACTGGGTGTCAGAGCTATGAAcgattttaccgtctggcagacttaATCTATGAAACCCAAAGACACCGTAGCGCGCGGAGGACTATCACTGACTATTTTAAGAAAGCCAAATAA